In Metopolophium dirhodum isolate CAU chromosome 7, ASM1992520v1, whole genome shotgun sequence, one genomic interval encodes:
- the LOC132948785 gene encoding rac GTPase-activating protein 1-like — protein MEEHCKSLALQYDLFVNSTLKYLDTATERDYMLKLKVIDQLTYQINQSESDKDIIKKNLEEVQDECSKLTYKLKTSARLLDEVQVEREKLVFEKETMKSQLEQFYSIFKKQDIVENSHNSFINHSDCVQLDEKKTFNNTGALLSDISYSNSEDSSYDHLLKNPKQNSALIEKHSTGNIFNHLNTKKCAIKNVNTTNKQIIATTIVTMDLGSVNAKSVIKTYPTQTSKVALISSSSDSTEPLSTSDSETENNITKKKHNFIQKIIVIPEMCGHCHKKIKFNSYMVKCLDCKIITHLECKDFIPTICVVDHLKINALNCGVPPFIIHCISEIEKRGLDTVGLYRMSGSDKEVKNLKDKFRKGLPNLNNIDIHVLCSYLKDLIRMQENLISPSDLSKLTDALNNKNDVSKSLSQVVSELPHTNRNILAFLILHLQKVAMSSKCNMDYKCLAIIFGPTIIDVPSTSLDELHIKSEIVFEVVRELLMLPNDFWLSSLKAKSIASDEPLYSTPIKNQPQSPGSSNRFFSSGLKRRILDSPKKKKIAKQVEF, from the exons ATGGAGGAACATTGCAAATCCCTAGCCTTGCAATACGATTTGTTCGTCAACAGCACACTCAAGTATTTGGACACGGCGACCGAGAGAG attacaTGCTAAAATTGAAAGTCATCGATCAATTAACATACCAAATCAATCAAAGCGAATCTGATAAAGATATTATCAAGAAAAACCTAGAAGAAGTTCAGGATGAATGTTCTAAATTGACTTATAAACTTAAAACTTCTGCCCGTTTATTAGATGAAGTTCAAGTAGAAAGAGAAAAACTTGTATTTGAAAAAGAAACCAtg aaatcTCAGTTAGAACaattttacagtatttttaaGAAACAAGATATTGTAGAAAATTCACATAACTCATTCATAAATCATTCTGATTGTGTACAATTGGATGAAAAAAAGACTTTTAATAACACtg gTGCTTTGTTATCAGATATTAGTTATAGTAATTCTGAAGATAGTTCATATGATCATTTATTGAAAAATCCAAAACAAAATTCTGCACTCATAGAAAAGCATTCTACTGGCAACATTTTCAATCAcctgaatacaaaaaaatgtgcg atcaaAAACGTGAATACtaccaataaacaaattattgctACAACTATTGTAACTATGGACTTGGGTAGTGTAAATGCTAAATctgttataaaaacatatccaACACAAACTTCAAAAGTTGCATTAATATCATCATCGAGtg ATTCTACAGAGCCATTGTCCACCAGTGATTctgaaacagaaaataatataactaaaaaaaaacataattttattcaaaaaattattgtcATTCCAGAAATGTGTGGTCACTGTCATAAAAA aataAAGTTTAACAGTTACATGGTTAAATGTTtggattgtaaaattataactcATCTGGAATGTAAAgattttatacctactatatgtgTAGTTGATCATCTAAAAATCAATGCTTTAAAT TGTGGTGTCCCACCTTTCATCATTCACTGCATTAGTGAAATCGAAAAAAGAGGATTGGATACAGTTGGATTATACAGGATGTCTGGTTCTGATAAAGaagtgaaaaatttaaaagacaaATTTCGTAAAGGTTTACcgaatttaaacaatatagacATCCATGTATTATGCAGTTATCTAAAAGACTTAATTCGTATGCAAGAAAATCTTATATCTCCAAGTGATTTATCAAAGTTGACTGatgcattaaataataaaaatgatgtttCAAAGTCACTTAGTCAAGTTGTATCTGAATTGCCCCATACCAACCGTAACATACTTGCATTCCTCATTCTTCATTTGCAAAA GGTTGCTATGTCATCAAAATGCAATATGGATTATAAATGTCTAGCAATTATTTTTGGACCTACAATTATTGATGTTCCAAGTACTTCCTTAGatgaattacatattaaatctgaaattgtttttgaa gTTGTAAGAGAACTGCTAATGCTGCCTAATGATTTTTGGCTTAGTTCTTTGAAAGCTAAAAGCATTGCTTCTGATGAACCGTTATATAGTACTCCAATCAAAAATCAACCGCAATCACCAGGATCATCTAATCGTTTCTTTTCTTCTGG ACTAAAAAGACGAATATTAGactctccaaaaaaaaaaaaaattgcaaaacaagttgaattttaa
- the LOC132948060 gene encoding DNA oxidative demethylase ALKBH2-like → MTMPVTTLYEKLMKNAQPSRWRKIVAEDLDLDYCERFLTAAESATLLNYIEDNVSYYDGRLSQVKVFGQYYPIPRQQVAFGDAGVSYKFSGTVVPAQPWPQPLYDLKRKICTTRGVDYNFVLVNRYKNGEDHMGEHRDDEVELDKTVPIASVSLGQTRKFVFKHTDVRKKIRQVELVKLDLHNGSLLMMNQPTNEYWYHSIPKEKNAKNIRLNFTFRKIK, encoded by the exons ATGACCATGCCAGTTACAACTCTCTACGAAAAACTAATGAAAAACGCACAGCCGTCACGGTGGCGAAAAATCGTCGCTGAAGACTTAGATTTGGATTATTGTGAGAGGTTTCTGACAGCAGCCGAGAGCGCCACTCTCCTGAATTACATAGAAGACAACGTGAGTTACTACGACGGTCGACTTTCACAGGTGAAAGTCTTTGGACAGTATTATCCCATACCCAGGCAACAGGTTGCGTTCGGCGACGCAGGTGTATCGTACAAGTTTTCTGGTACAGTCGTACCAGCGCAGCCATGGCCGCAACCGCTGTACGATCTGAAGAGGAAAATTTGCACCACCCGTGGAGTCGATTACAATTTTGTTCTGGTCAACAG GTATAAAAATGGAGAGGATCATATGGGCGAACACAGGGACGACGAAGTAGAATTGGACAAAACAGTACCTATTGCGTCTGTATCTTTGGGCCAGACGAGGAAATTTGTGTTTAAACATACCGATGTACGGAAGAAGATAAGACAAGTAGAACttgtaaaattagatttacatAATGGAAGTCTTTTAATGATGAATCAGCCTACAAATGAATATTGGTATCACTCGATTCCCaaagaaaaaaatgcaaaaaatattaGACTTAATTTCACATTCcgtaaaatcaaataa